CCGCGCTCGCCGTCACCCTCGGCCTGTCCGCCCAGGCCGGCACGGCCCGTGCCGATGACGGTTCGGGCCTGAGCGGCCTGACTTTCACGTCCGTCAACAACGGCCGGAACCTGGACGTACAGAACGGCAACACCGGTGACGGTGTCTTCATCGTCACCAACTCCGCGCCGGGCCACCACCAGAAGTGGAGCGCCAACGCGCAGCCCGACGGGTCGTTCACCCTCGTCAACGACGCCACCGGCAAGTGCATCGAAGCCGGCCACCCGCTCAAGCAGCGGTCCTGTTCCGGAGCATCCGGCCTGCGCTGGTACTTCCAGCCCGTGAACGGCACCAGCGACACCTACCTGATCCGTAACGCCGGCGACAACAAGTGCATCGACGTCGTCCTGGGCGCCCAGTACGACGACGCGTGGACACAGGCCTACGGCTGCAACGCCAGCAAGGCGCAGCAGTGGAAGATCCCCTCGTCGGCGACCGGCGCCGCGTTCAAGGCTGCGGTGGCCTATGCGTCGAAGCGCTGCCAGAAGGACGCAGCGACCTGCTCGTGGACGAAGGGGACGCAGGCCCCGGCCGAGCCGCTGCCCAAGCAGTGCATCTCCCCTGTTTGGTACAACGGCACCGAGACGCCGGTGCCGTGGACGTTCACGCTGAACACCTCCAGCGGCTGGTCGAGTCAGCTCGGGGTGTCCTTCACCTCGACCCTCGGCACGGGTATGGCGAGCCCGGTGCAGACCAGCGTCAGCCTCACCCTCTCCGGCCAGGTCACCTACGACCTGCGGACGGATCTCGGCAACAGCCTGACGATCAACGTGCCGTCGCGTCACTACGGATGGGTGGCACTGTCGGAGCTGGCGACGAAGGTGACCGGTGAGTGGACCTTCGATGCGAACGGCTTCCCGTGGAAGGCGAAGGACACGGTCACCGTTCCGCTGCGGTCCGATGACCAGGGCCGGTCCAGCATCTATCTGGCGCAGACCAGCCCGGACTTCACGACGTGTAACAGCTGAGTCAGAAGGTGGGCCCGCACGGGGTCGTGGGTCGTGCGGGCCCACCTGTGGAGCGCACCACTCCCCCGCGGGCATCAGATGGCCATCGCCTCCTGGGTCCACCGGTTCACCCGGTACGGGAGCCACCACAGCAGGGGTCCGGTGCGGGAGACCAGGCGCTCCTCCAGGAAGTCGGCGGCGATGGCCTTCGGGACGGACCGTAGTGGTGTTCCGTAGGAGAGTTGGGTGATCGCCTGCTGGTATTCGGACTCCTCGGCGGTGAAGCGGCGCAGTTCGCCCCAGCGGCGGTCGCGGATCTGGACGAAGCCGGGGCCCTGGCGCCACAGGCACTTGCAGAGGTAGTGCTCGTTGCGCCACTGGGCGAGCGCGGCCACGGGGTCGGCGGGGCCGGTGAGGGTCCGGGGCGGCTGGAGGTGGCTGAGGTCGCGCCAGCCGTCGTCGGGCTCCGGGGGCAGCCGTAGCTGCCACTGCACCAGCACGGCACGGGCCGTCAGATCGCGGATCAGACACAGCCGCCGGACGGCGTGGGCGGCCTCGGCCGGGTCGTCGACCGCGGTCAGGTCGATCTCGCCGGTGAACTCCACCCGGCGTGCCCCGAGTTCCCACAGCTCGGCGGCCTGATCGTGCGGCGGGGCGGTCAGGTCGACGGCGCCCAGGCTCATGCCCGGCAGAGTGCAGGCGTCCTCGTCGTAGTCCCGCCAGGCGTGGAGGGTCAGTGGCCGGGAGGCGGGGGCGGCGGTGCTGGTCATGGGTTTCTCCTGCGGGGCACGGTTGTCCTGCTGCGGGCCGGTCGGTGTCTCAGACGTGGGCGACGAGGGCGTGGGCGGCGTCGTCGGGCTCTTCCTGCGGGGCGGTCGCGGCGTGGGTGTGGCGCATGAAGTCGAGTCGCAGCAGGTCCTCGTTGACGGCGGCCGGTGCCAGATGGACGTACTGGCCGCCGTCGGTGAAGACCAGTCCGAGGGTCACCCAGTGCTGGAGGAGGGCATGGACGGCGACCTCGTCGACGGGGTGTTCGGGCAGGCGGGCGGTGAGCTTGCGGGTCAGCGCGGCGGGGGCGTGCGGCTGGTCGAGGAGCCGGAAGGCCGCGATCTCGGTGGGCGCGGTCAGTTCCATGGCGCCCCAGTTGAAGGCGCGCCGGCGGCTGACGAGCACGATGCGGTCGCCGAGGTCCGCATGGGTGAGCCTGCTGTCCGCGTGGTGCTTCTTCCAGGCGCCGAGGGCGCCGTTGAGCGCGGTGACGGTGGGCTCGGTGATGCCGCGCTCAGGTGCCTCGAAGACATAGGCCATGTCAAGGAGTTCGGACTCGGGCAGGTCGTAGGTGAAGCGGTAGTGCTCCTCGGGGCGCAGACCGGTGAAGCCGAGCTCGGGCCGGTTGAAGTACGGGCTGAAGCGTTCGATGGCGATGCGGGCGGACAGGTCGACCGGCGGATCGAGGTGTTCCAGGGCCGGTATCTGGGCGATGACGGGCTCGTAGTCGGCGGCGCTCTCGCCGGGGAAGCCGTGGAGGTAGTTCCAGGATACGGAGAGCCCGGTCTCGGCCCCGTCCCGGAGCATGCGGACGTTCTGGCAGCCGCTCACGCCCTTGTCCATCAGGTCGAGCACCCGGCTGTTGAGGCTCTCGATGCCCGGCTGGACGTAGATCATTCCGGCCTCGGCCAGGGTGCGCAGCTGGGTACGGCGCATGTTCGCCTTGATCTCGATGTGCATCCGCAGGTCGTAGCCGCTGTCGATGATGCGGGGCAGGACGGTGGTGAGGTAGCCCATGTCGAGGATGTTGTCGACGAGGTACATGTCCAGCACCCGGTGCCGGCGGGCCAGCTCCATGATCTCTTCGTAGAAGGTGTCGGGGCTCTTGCTGCGGAACTGCATGAAGGAGCCGTTGAGACCGCAGAAGGTGCAGTGGTGCTTCTCCCCCCACCAGCAGCCGCGGGCCCCCTCGACGACGAGCTTGGGCTCCACCCAGTTGCGGGCGACGGAGGACGCCAGCCGCTCGAAGTACCCGCTGTAGTCGGGCGGCAGGATGGTGGCGGGCGGCAGCGGGCGGGTGCTCATCGGGTTCGCGATGCTCTTGCCGTCGGCGCCCCAATGGCACAGCCCGGGGACGGCGGACAGGTCGCCGCCCTCGTCGAGAGCGGTGAGCAGCTGGGGGAAGGCGGCTTCTCCCTCGCCGCGGACCACGAAGTCCAGGAACGGGAAGTTGCGGTGGGTGGCGGCGCCCTGCTCGGCGTCGCAGTTGGCGCCGCCCATGACGGTTTTGATGTGCGGGGCGAGGCGTTTGACGTACTTGACGGCGGCGAGCGCGGCGGTGTTCTGCTGGAAGGTGGAGGTGAAGCCGACGACGTCGGGCCCGGCCGCGACGATCCGCTCGGCGATCTCCTGCACGAACTCCGGTACCACGCGGTGCAGTTCCTTGGACATCCGCAGCCGTTCGTCACGCAGCTTGCCGCGCATCGAGACGCTGAACTCCGGTACCCGCCACTCGGGATCGTCGTACAGGGCGGAGGAGAACACCCAGTCGCCGCATCCCATGAAGTACGAGGAGAGCGCGTAGAACTGGTAGTCGTCCGCGGTGAAGGCGGTCCGCCGGGTGATCCAGTCGGTGAACTCCAGGTTCGCGTGCAGGACATCGGCCCGCCCGGAGGTGCGCTCGTCGACGCTTCGTCTCAGGATGCCGAGGGCGAGGGACGGAAGGTCGATCGGGGACCAGGGCATATTGACCAGCAGGACGCGCATGGCGGCTCCTCGTACGGCGGGTGGGGTGGGAGGTGGCCGGACGGCCGGCCGGTGACGTGCGCGGGTCCGGCCGGCCCGGTGTGCAACCGGGCCGGCCGGGGAGGGTCAGTCCTCCTCGTTGTCCTCGGCGTTACGGAACGGGACGGTCACCGTGATGCCGATGCCCGGCCTGCGGTTCTCCTCGTCACCCGCGAGCGGGTCGTTGTGGATGATGTCCTTCTGCATGGCTGCTGCTCCTCTTCTGCCGGTTGCGGAACGGATCTCACGATCCGGGGGTACCGGACGGGCCGGTGCCTCCGGAGACCCCGTCCCTCGATGGACGGGGGGTTCGGTGGGCCGCGGGGGCGCGGCGCAGATGCTGGTCCAGAAAGCCCATGGCGCGGCGCAGCACGGCCACGTGGTGGGCACCGGTGTAGCCGTCGTGGCCGGTCTCCAGCCACATCGACTCGTGTGCCGCACCGGCCTGCCGCAGCGCGTCGAGGTAGCTCCGTACCTGGCCGGGCGGGCATTTGGCGTCGAGCGTGGCGGCGATCACCAGCAGCGGGGCCCGGACCTCGGCGGCGTAGTGGAGGGGTGAGCTCCGGGCGTAGCGCTCGGGCACCGCGTCGGGCGTGCCGCCGAACAGCCGCTCGTCCAGGGCCCGCAGCGCGGGGGTGCCGGTGCGGTACGCCGCCGCGCAGTCGGCGACCGGTTTGACGGCGACGCCCGCCTGCCAGAGGTCCGGCCGGGTGCCGAGCGCCAGCAGGGCCAGGTAGCCGCCCCAGGAAGTGCCCCACAGGCCGATCGCGTCCGCCCGGGCCAGCCCGCGGCGGAGCAGATCGGCACGGACCGCGACGAGGTCGGCGACCTGGGTGAGCCCGACTCCCGCGCCGTACGCGGTGCGCCAGCGGGGGCCGTAACCGGTGGAGCCGCGGTAGTTGACCCGGGCCACCGCGAACCCGGAGGCGACCAGGGAGTGCACCTCCGGGTCGTAGGCGTCACGGTCGTGGTCGGCGGGGCCGCCGTGCACCAGGAACACCAGCGGTGGCCGCCGGCCGGTCGTCGGGTCCGGGGTGCTGAGCAGGGTGTGCACGGGGCCGTCCGGGCCGGGGGTCCACAGTTCGCGGTGCCGCCCGGGCGTGGGGGCGGGCAGGGTGGCGAGCCCCGGGAGCCGGGTGCCGGCGGTGGAGCGCATCCGGGGCGGGGTGGCGGTGTCGGTCCAGAGGTAGTGCACCTCGCCGCCCGGGTGCGGGGCGGCGTCGAGCAGGGTGCCGGGCGGGGAGGGCACCGGGGTCAGCGTGCGCCGGTCGAGGTCGGCCGCGGCGAGGGTGGAACGGCCGTGGCGGTCCTGGCGGATGAGGACCCGGCGCCCCGCGGGGTACCAGCGCGCGGTGATCTCGGTGTCGAAGCGGCACCAGTCCTGGGGCAGCAGCCCGCTGCCGGGCCGCCACGTCGCGAGCCGGTAGTGGTCGTGGTGTTCCTGGACCAGCAGCAGCTCGGTGCCTGCCGGGGACGGCGCGAAGCCGAGCGCCCACAGTCGGCCGTGGTGTCCGGAGAGCTGGTCGAGCACCGCCCCGGAGCAGGTCAGGAGGGTGACCGCCCGGTCGGAGCCGGCCGCTCCGGAAAGGGCCAGCAGCCCTCCCGAGGGCGAGATGCCCGCCAGCCGCGCCTGCCCGTCGACGGTCCACACCTGCCGGGCCGGACCTCCCGGCCTCCCGAGGTGGACGGTCATCCCGCGGCCGTCGCCGAGTCCGATGGCCACGGTCCCGGCGTCGCTCACGGCGAGGCCGTGCGGGAAGCCCGGCGGCAGGCCGGTCAGGCCCGGCTGCCGGGCACCGCCCTCGAAGTCCTGGAAGTACCACAGCCCGAGGCCGCTGCGGTCCTCCGCGAACCACCACACCCGGGCCTCGGCGTCGAGTGCGCAGTGCAGGGTGCCGTGCGGACTGTCGGTGACCTGGCGTGCGGTGCCGGTGGCGGCGTTCCAGGTGAAGATCTCGCAGCGGCCGTCGGCGTCCGCGGCCAGCGCCATCCGCGCGGGGTCGCGCGGGCAGACCTCGGGGAGCGCCGGGTGGTAGACCCGGAAGCCGGTACCGGAAGGCGGCAGGGCGGCGGGGTGTGCCGCAGTCATGCTCATACGGGCTCCGTAGCGGCGTGGCGGGTGCGGGCCGGTGCCGCACAGGTCGTGTAGAGCGCGAGCCCGGCCAGCAGCGCGGCGCAGCCCACGAGGGTGGCGGCGGCCCCGGCCCGGTCGGCCGACAGCCCGGCCAGGGCGGGCGCCACTGCCGCGGCCGCACCCGACACGGTGGCCAGTACGGTGCCGGTGCGGGCCTGGAGTCCGGGCGGGATGACCTGGATGATCCGGGCCTGCAGCGCCACGGTGGCGGCCGGCGTCAGCAGACACAGCAGGCCGAACAGCAGGCCGAAGTGCCAGGCGTCGCGGGCCGTCGCCAGGGCCGCGGCCGGCGGCACCATCAGCCAGGAGACCGTCACCAG
This genomic stretch from Streptomyces nigrescens harbors:
- a CDS encoding RICIN domain-containing protein, which encodes MKPPRRSGLRRTFAVLITALAVTLGLSAQAGTARADDGSGLSGLTFTSVNNGRNLDVQNGNTGDGVFIVTNSAPGHHQKWSANAQPDGSFTLVNDATGKCIEAGHPLKQRSCSGASGLRWYFQPVNGTSDTYLIRNAGDNKCIDVVLGAQYDDAWTQAYGCNASKAQQWKIPSSATGAAFKAAVAYASKRCQKDAATCSWTKGTQAPAEPLPKQCISPVWYNGTETPVPWTFTLNTSSGWSSQLGVSFTSTLGTGMASPVQTSVSLTLSGQVTYDLRTDLGNSLTINVPSRHYGWVALSELATKVTGEWTFDANGFPWKAKDTVTVPLRSDDQGRSSIYLAQTSPDFTTCNS
- a CDS encoding DUF5825 family protein, whose product is MTSTAAPASRPLTLHAWRDYDEDACTLPGMSLGAVDLTAPPHDQAAELWELGARRVEFTGEIDLTAVDDPAEAAHAVRRLCLIRDLTARAVLVQWQLRLPPEPDDGWRDLSHLQPPRTLTGPADPVAALAQWRNEHYLCKCLWRQGPGFVQIRDRRWGELRRFTAEESEYQQAITQLSYGTPLRSVPKAIAADFLEERLVSRTGPLLWWLPYRVNRWTQEAMAI
- a CDS encoding RiPP maturation radical SAM C-methyltransferase, whose amino-acid sequence is MRVLLVNMPWSPIDLPSLALGILRRSVDERTSGRADVLHANLEFTDWITRRTAFTADDYQFYALSSYFMGCGDWVFSSALYDDPEWRVPEFSVSMRGKLRDERLRMSKELHRVVPEFVQEIAERIVAAGPDVVGFTSTFQQNTAALAAVKYVKRLAPHIKTVMGGANCDAEQGAATHRNFPFLDFVVRGEGEAAFPQLLTALDEGGDLSAVPGLCHWGADGKSIANPMSTRPLPPATILPPDYSGYFERLASSVARNWVEPKLVVEGARGCWWGEKHHCTFCGLNGSFMQFRSKSPDTFYEEIMELARRHRVLDMYLVDNILDMGYLTTVLPRIIDSGYDLRMHIEIKANMRRTQLRTLAEAGMIYVQPGIESLNSRVLDLMDKGVSGCQNVRMLRDGAETGLSVSWNYLHGFPGESAADYEPVIAQIPALEHLDPPVDLSARIAIERFSPYFNRPELGFTGLRPEEHYRFTYDLPESELLDMAYVFEAPERGITEPTVTALNGALGAWKKHHADSRLTHADLGDRIVLVSRRRAFNWGAMELTAPTEIAAFRLLDQPHAPAALTRKLTARLPEHPVDEVAVHALLQHWVTLGLVFTDGGQYVHLAPAAVNEDLLRLDFMRHTHAATAPQEEPDDAAHALVAHV
- a CDS encoding S9 family peptidase, translated to MSMTAAHPAALPPSGTGFRVYHPALPEVCPRDPARMALAADADGRCEIFTWNAATGTARQVTDSPHGTLHCALDAEARVWWFAEDRSGLGLWYFQDFEGGARQPGLTGLPPGFPHGLAVSDAGTVAIGLGDGRGMTVHLGRPGGPARQVWTVDGQARLAGISPSGGLLALSGAAGSDRAVTLLTCSGAVLDQLSGHHGRLWALGFAPSPAGTELLLVQEHHDHYRLATWRPGSGLLPQDWCRFDTEITARWYPAGRRVLIRQDRHGRSTLAAADLDRRTLTPVPSPPGTLLDAAPHPGGEVHYLWTDTATPPRMRSTAGTRLPGLATLPAPTPGRHRELWTPGPDGPVHTLLSTPDPTTGRRPPLVFLVHGGPADHDRDAYDPEVHSLVASGFAVARVNYRGSTGYGPRWRTAYGAGVGLTQVADLVAVRADLLRRGLARADAIGLWGTSWGGYLALLALGTRPDLWQAGVAVKPVADCAAAYRTGTPALRALDERLFGGTPDAVPERYARSSPLHYAAEVRAPLLVIAATLDAKCPPGQVRSYLDALRQAGAAHESMWLETGHDGYTGAHHVAVLRRAMGFLDQHLRRAPAAHRTPRPSRDGVSGGTGPSGTPGS